ggtgtcagtgttggcttcttatatgacgaataaaaatcgggcccctcggttaacccctttcttctcgtttatatatatatagcctctgcatgcaagtggcgatgtttccaACCCTAATAAATGCTGtcaattacgtttttttttttttcacgaggaaAGAGAATCAGTACTGAGAcgcatcattcacgtgcatttcacacgctgtTGATAAGAAAAGTCTGCCGATTCTGAAGGCTGCAGGTTGCTTTTCTCAGGGtcagaaaagcacgcaaagcaattaaAAAGAtatattacggggttttacgtaacaaaaccactttctgattatgaagcacgccgtagtggacgactccggaaatttcgaccacctggggtattttaacgtgcacctaaatctaagtacgcgggtgtcctctcattttgccctcatcgagatgcggccgccgtggccgggattcgatcccgcgacctcgtgctcagcagcccaacaccatagccactgagcagccatgGCGGGTGAAAGGCAACTCGAAGTGAGGTGAAGatgcagcaacatattcattcccaaggcataggctatccatatcTAGAAATAATGTTGCTTACCTGCTTTTCAAAGggtataataaactttgtcctgtgtgtctGGCAACGGACAGACAagtagaaatataaaaaaatgctaTACTGAGAAACTACGGGTGACGCAGCCGCCACTCTTCTAATCTAATCTAATGCACTAAGTGTGAATTAAAAATCCGTGCGCGTCTGCATCAACAATGATGCTCAATCGTTTAGCCACAATAACATTGTAAGCGAAAAAGTACAGACAACTCAAAACAAACCTCAAGTGATGTGGGTAACAAAACTCCGGTAATGACACCTatggataggggggggggggagggcgtgaGCTTCGGCATTGCCAGGGAGGCCCgtgcccccctccctcctctctggaaaacttcggagggggctcgggGCCCGGAGCCCCCTGCCCCGTAGTTGGCGCCTATGTGCTGCCTCGAGAAAGACATGTCGACTCATTTTTTTCCAGGAGGCGCGCGTGTAGTAATGCCTGCGATGATTCACAACTGCGCTTACGGTAGTTATTTATGCGCCACTGTCTCACAAAAGAAGCCAGGAACCACCAGCACACGCAACGACGATAGCGAAATAATGTGCCAAATTTGGTCACTCTtcaaaaagaaacgtgcacttCTTAGGCGGATTCATTGGTGAATTCCAGGGGCAGCGAAAAGCTTCCGCAAATTGCGGCGAGTTCTTGACCGGAACGTTGCACGCGTCGCCCATGGTCTGCGGCCGCTTGGAGCACAGCGAATAGCAGAACGCGAGGAAAAACACCTTGTAGTCCTCGAACTCTTCAAGGTGAGTGACCCGGAAGTCTTCCAGCAAGCGGAAGTCGACCTTTAACGCCGCGATGAAGCTAGCGTACGCAATCTCCAAGCCGACCACGGCGGGAAACACGCGTAGTGGCCGCCACCGGGTGCCGTCCGTGGTGGGACGGACGTCGCAGTTGGCCTTACCGGCGTGCACTGCGGCCGCAGCGGGCTGCAGCCACTGGCCGCGCACGCCAGCAGCGTCCACCGTGACGCCGATGTCATCTAACGCCTTGGCCATCTGGCGACCGATGAGGGAGCCCAGTGCGCCGTATTGGATGGCCAGGGTTGCGTTGCGGTAAAACAGCGGGGGATTCAGGTCGCCGATCGCGATTGTCATCGCGTTCGGCATGTACAAGTACAACTCACGGCCGAACCGGGGAAACACGCGAACACTGTACACATCCGCAAAATGCTCGTGGTTGCGGAGTCGGCGATACACTTCAGAAGCAGCCAATAGGTTCGTCATGAATGTCTTGCCGCTCATGTCCGGAAATACGCTGTACAGCGAGGCGCGTTCCTTTTTGTTGAAGAAGTTGTCAGCTGGCATTAAGATGCGGGTCATTCTGTCAAGCTTTAGAAAGGTCACTCGCTTACTCTCGTCGTCCATCCATGTCAGGTTTTTCACGAGCCGCTTGACGTTTTCGGTCATTCTGTGCATTAAGCTGTAGACATAGAGCCGACTTGCGGCGTCGCCGTAGCGCTCGGTCATCATCTTCGATGTGCTGTACACACCCAGCAGGGATTCGACGTACGTCATGCAGCCACGCTCCTGCATTGTCTTCAGCTCGGAGTACGTGCCACGGAATCTGATGGATGGCACGCCATTAACAGCCCACAGATGGGTCTGAATAAATATCCACGACAGCCCTATGATCAAATTTTCGTGGGTGAAGTTCTGCAGTAACTTGTCTGTGCTCTCTAGGATCCTTACGTCCTCGACGATCACTGTGTGGTCACCGGTCCAGTTGAACTGTTTGTCGTGCTTTTTCAGAAGATTTAGCCAGAGGCCTGCCGGTACCGCGGGTGTTTTGTCATTGAGGGCGCGTACATTGAACCAGTCTTGTTGAGGGGCGTCGTAGAGGAACTGAATCTTGGCGTCCACAATCTCCTTTTCAATTTGAATTAAATCAGCCGTTTCGATTCCAGCTTGTGAGCTATTGACGCCGAGTATTTCGTAGTAATCGTTCAAGTAAATCTCATATTTGGGAATTGTCCTGGGATTGCGCATGTCCTGCTCCCACACGGCGTCCAAGAGACCGCGCGAGACAAGCAACGTAGCGGATTCTCGAACGACGATAACATTCATGTCGAAGAGGAAGTTCATCTGCCAGTTCAGCGCCAAGTTGATCATTAGGTCGAGCGGATGCTGCCCCTTTGGTATACTACGATCAGGCCAGGTCATGCCGAGGGAGCGTCTGAACTCCGCGAACTGTCTCAGGTTTTCTTTTACATCCGCGGCGGCCCTGCTACAGCTATCGAAGAACTGCGCCGCCTTTCCGACTTGCGACGAGTCATCTGTGACCTCGTCGAGCGCCAAATCTAAGGCTGCAGCCCTCATCCGAGCTTCTGTCGAGTCCTGACGAGCGGGGTCGTCCCAGCTGCCGCACACGTAGGCGTGGAAATCGTGACATGGGTCTACCGCCTTGTTGATCGCTAAGCTCAGATCCCGGCCAAAGGCAGCGCAGTCGTCGGTGGCGCAAATCGCCACCTTCCTTTGCGTAGTCTCGGTCGTATGGAGATAGGCCACCAGGAACACGCCGACAAGCACCAGTAACAGCGCGAGGACAGCGAGCAGCATGATGACCTTGCATTTAGTCACGGTTATCCCTGGCTTCGGGGTGGTAGGTTCGTCGATCTGCGGGAAAAATCCGAGTAGGTTCATAGTGTAAAGGGATGCGTTGATTCTCGACAGTGTaggcagcgggggggggggggggggggggggggagagggagttattccgtaagtgtccacctagtgaacatgtccatttcgtctgctgctgaagttctgattggctggggaCACCGGTCCCCTCCTcacgcgtaccccagcccagccaatgagAACTTCAGCAACTGATAAAATGGGAAAGTCGCGTGACAAATGGCGCGTCACAATGCTAATGATGATGGCGGTGATTTATTTGCACTCCCATTGAAACGGCAcggtgacagtcacctagcctgcttgatttaatcaggtatgttatgcatgcttttcatttttgcattttcaatTTGTATACATAAttttaaccttctttttcttcctcaaatattatctatctaccttgtaccgctacctatgcaactgctacatggcgtgccacctggcgtaataatatgcaactgcaatacaaAGTGCGCACGTGTCGACGGTACGCGACGAGCAtctgacatcgcgtgacaggcggCAGGATACGATGCTAATGAAAACGATGATGATAATAAGgaagatgatttattggcatccgcattgaaatggggtggtggcaAACTGtagctagcctgcttgatttattcaggtgtgccaaacatgtttttcattgaataAATTTTCTGTTCATCTCCataatgttctttttctttctcaagccttctctatctaccttgtaccaaagcctatgcaactgctacatggcgtgtcaTCTGGTGTAATATGCGACAACATTGCAAAGTTTAAAcgcatcgacgctacgcggcgcgcacgTCACATTGCatgtctcctcgcgcgctaggatGCGTGTATAGGACATGTTTCCGCTGCAAGCGAGCAAGCGCTGGTGTGGCTCAGTGATGGAGTAGCTGACTGCCGCGCAGCGGGCCCGGCTTTGATACCGGCGGGAACTGGGCATTCTTTTGTAATTCGCAGCGGCAGCTGTGACGGACACCGGTGGTGGCTGCGGTCAACATCGCCAACCGATATGGTTATTGCAATGAACCCAtgacagcttacgctgtaaaaaagTTAATAGCGAACGCATTTGTTGACCAGACGAAACAAATAATGACTTGTCATTTCCTGCAGCAACAGGCCACGGCTCTAGAACTGTCGATAACACGGTCACACCTAGGTGCGACCATGTTCGAAGTAATAAGGGTAAACTCGAAGCTTTCTGGCGCAGCACTCATTACTGATCTAATTTTGTCGTCACCAGAGCATTTGACTAAGTAAGCCTAGCATAAAAATTATTATTCTTATACCAGTAGCTGGCTCGCGCTAAAGGAGTCTATTTGGTAGCACGATTACATTGCGTATATGTATGCTTTTTCTAGAATCAATGACGTAGAACCGGCGTCTGTGGCAATGGTCAGCGAAAAGTATTTTCCGGCAACGGAACGTGGGTGCCCTCTGTCACTAATATTAAAAATAGAGAACAGTCCTTGCAAAAGATTTTCCTTAGATTAAAGATTTTGAAGCTTTGTGCCCAAATCAGATTTTACTATTCCAATACTTGCGAAACGTAGAAATGCTGAACCGCTGTACTGCTTCAAATGAAATCTGGTGCATTTGGGAAGGAAAGCTGAATTCTGCGGACTGCAAGTAAAGGAACTTTTGATTTATTACGCTATAGCTTTTACAGAAATTGCCGAGAATCAGCGTTTTGTAAAACTGAAGCCGGAAGTTAGCAACTggttagctctgcatcaagaaacagatatcgcagttctgtaaactgcgtcTCTTGGAGCATCTGAAGTAGACAAACGCGGTGTATAATTTATAGCTTTCGTAACATTGCTAGAATGCTTACGAGATTTTCGCAAAGCGCTACTCAGAAATAAGAGGTATGTTTCAGAGTGGCGTGTAATACAACAGGGTGCAACAGAAGTATTTTCCTGACTACAAACATGCAGAAGGCAGAACATatgacacacagacacacgtctTGAATTGCATGTGGCATATTGAAGTTTTGTTGTGTACATGCATACCTCACTGTTACTTTGTTTGCTACAGGGCTCTGTGATATAACAGCTGAATCGGACGCTATTTTCAAGCAACATGTACTCAAACCAGGAGAAAGCCCAATGTATCCTCTGGCATCACGATACACAGTCACCAAAAAAAATCCAGGGACAATTCCGGACGGCATACCCAAGACACCCACCAGACGTTAAAAGCATCAATATTTGGTACGTGAAGTTCACGGCAACAGCTCGGAACTTCTCTGATCTCCTGGCCTCATCTTCCACGTCGAGAGATCAGGCCTAGACCTAGTGCACAGACAATTTAAACagtgagagaggccttcgtcagaAGCCTCACGAAGTCAGTCCTCAGAGCATCACGTGAGTTGCAGAATCCGAAGACATCAGTGCACGGCATCCTGTGTTGGTAAACACGTGAGTGGAATTGGAATATCGCCTGCATATCCATCGGACAACGAAAGGAGCACACGTCGAaatttattgtgtgtgtgtgagtgtgtgtgtgtgtgtgtgagtgcgtgcgtgcgtgcgtgcgtgcgtgcgcgtgtgtgtgtgtgtgtgtgtgtgtgtgtgtgtgtgtgtgtgtgtgtgtgtgtgtgtgtgtgtgtgtgtgtgtgtgtgtgtgtgtgtgtgtgtgtgtgtgtgcgtgcgtgcacgtgtaTGTGTACACAAAAACTTTATGTTAACGGGGCTTGAAGGTAAAAGATATGTGTCTATGTGTTGTACGTTCTGCCTTCTGCATGTTTGTAATCTGGGACAGGCTTCTGGGGCACCCCATATTTTTCCCGATTTAGATAGTGGTAGGTGCAATCTTCTGAATTGTGATATGTTTTGATGCCGAGTTATACAGTTGATGAGTTAGTGCTTCTATATCGTTTGTTACTTTTgagattttttaaattttattttaataaACAATGAATTATTCTAATAAAAAATCTGCAGCCTGCACATTTTACTTCTTCCCTCTAAGTGCAACGAAGCTAATAAAATTAATTGCCGAGGGTTTCGAGTAACACAGTTTCTCAGTGTTTGTATAGGTGCTACCGAGGCAAAGCTCTCCCTTAATAAGCTATCGCAAGCGCCGTGTATGGAAGGAGTCCGGGTGGATTTTGACGACCGTGGGTGCCGTATTATACGCAAAGTACAGCACATGAGTGTTTCTTCACTCCGCCTATGGCAGAAAGtggctgcagctgccgggaattGTACTCGTAACCTTGTGTTCAGCAAGAGAGGGCCGTGGCTAATCAGCCACCACAGCGGGTGAGTCGCTTTTCTCTGTAGAAGTGCAACAATTGGCTATGCGTTTATGTACCGGGTGttaaaaattaagctttatggttttcttgaAATTAGGCGCTGGGTGACACGCGAAGGCCACCTGCGCAAATAAGTTAtctggccagggggacacaaagtgagacaATAATTATAGCTGTCGGCAGCCGAATTAATTAAAGTTGAATAATTACTTTtttattgactgcagtaagtgtgtgtgtgcgtattcaaaagttagaggcagtcgtgtttctacagtCTCACTTGGAAGAATTGTTCTAGCATGTcttgctccgagatatccgactccaaaatTTAATTGTGGTTAGCATTATTACGCATGCAAGAGTGTGAGTATCGGCGCGATGCTCCTCCCTCATTTGACGTGGTTGTGGCGTGCGGCGTTTAATCTGACAACAAGGTGGAGGCATAGGCAAATgtgataactgttccccttcccctccctgctcgcgaaatcaagatatgacagcgccgtgtgccgtgcagttgttgctcttaatttcaataaaacttacagtactaggaaatcagcagtcactttatttgcgtagcccaaACAAGGGCTGCgcccgctcgtctagtcaccattacgcacgcgcactggcctccggcttctccgctcgcgccatcacctcggcatggcagctgccgccatcgttgcAGGCTGCGCGGTCGTGGGTTACGACATCGGTTCCGCGTTCTTCGATCTTTTATTTCGCCATCCGAGAGGGGAATGGGGACAGTTATCAACTCTGCCGATGCCTCCGCCCCGtcgtcagactaaacgccgcacacAGCAGCCGCGTCGCGTCTTGGAgcagctttgcgccgatcctctcttgcatgcgtaatcatgcgaacgagaataaaatttggagtcggatatctccgAGCACAGTCACGCTAGAAGAATTCCTCCAAGTGAAGCTATGTAGAAGCACGACTGCTTCTAACTTTTCAaaacaaacatacccacttacttcAGTCACCAAAAACTATTACATTTTAGTTAAttcggctgctgacagcgataattaccATCTCATTTTCTGTCCCCCTGGCAACATAACTTATTTGAACAGGTGGTCTTCGCTTGCCTCCcagtgcataatttttttaaataccataaaactaattttgaacaccctgtattaCACACCGTTGCAATGCTTGCGGATCGGCACTTGTATGTCTATTTCACGTTTCTACACATGcgacccgccgtgtttgctcagtggctatggtgttggactgctgagcacgaggtcgcgcgattgaatcccggccatggcaatcgcatttcgatggtggcgaaatgcgaaaacacccgagtacttaaatttaggtgcacgttaaagaaccccaggtggtcgaaatttccggagcccttcattacggcgtgcctcataatcagaaagtagttttggcacgcaaaacatcataattttttttatgcataCTATATCATTATCATGTTATTGGCGTAGTAGACTTTTCTGCAAGGTCATGTATTTGTCCCAAATCTGCACAGAAGGTCTTTAAGACGCACAGAGCACTGCGCCGAACTAAATAGTTTTGCTATTTACGAGAAAGGGCAGGAGTCGTTAATGTCTGCAATCGCATCAATTCATCAGCAGATCATGGGCCGTCACCTGTAGCCCACATCGCGCCAGTGCTAGCCTCTATAAAATCAATATGCCCTGACATTGCTGTGAGGTTGTTGAATTCAaatcgcagaaaaaaaaacagcacttgAGCAGGGATCTACAGCTGAATATTTTATAGCGTGACGAATCCGTTGCCGTCAATATACAGTGTCCCAGGTAATTTTAGCAAAGGTTTAAACATATGCCTGAGTACTCCAGCCGGACGCCACCAAATTGATGTTGTTGAACCTTGTACGGAGCAGGGTGCATTAGTTTTTGTATCATTGGGAAATTTCGCGCTAAGTAGACGTGGACAAAGAAAGATACAGAAGGAAAAGCACAATCTTTTTTGTCTCCGTTTGCTTAGTACAAAATTTCACGATGAATCAATTACAATTAAGGCGGGTCGCCGTGATttatttgtattttgcttaattgcaTATTTATTCAAGATTACTTAATCAACGTGCGAataatagtgacacgtgtacttatatttaacgggcgaccatgtttcgccgcataacaaatgttatcggacagcgcgggacgcgcctgcatgtgtccgaagtttctggaaagttatcgatgcttctatccgctgtctgttgccgccgaaccttgtgttatctgatttcatcgcgtgactcgaatgttgtggaactttgtggaaggcatgcgggtcccaacgattagtctggaaccttcgatgactgctgtataaaagccgacgcgcttgacccgctgatcagattttcgacgatcgccgagcgtgttcgccgctatcgttgtgctataagtgtagcctgttttgtgggcacaggttcgtccaataaaatctagttttgctttcacagtattgctactctgttcttgacgtcaccaccacgtgacaacagCGTCAGGGCTAAATTTACTGTGAGAAAGTTGGAGAGCGTAACTAATTCAGCAGTTGCAAACTTCCTAGTCATGTAATAATTTATTCTGCGTCGTAAAGAAACCCCGCCATATTTCAAAGAAATCACGTGACATGTTCGCTTGCTCTCAGCgattgcagtgctctcaaacATGCGGTCGATCATGAACGAACGGCGCAATTATCCAGGTGtgctgtgcagtgatttgttaTTCTTATTTGGTATTGCGCAGGACAGGGCAGCGATTCGGCATCGTGATTTAAGCTAGTGATGCGTAGTACCACGCAAGAGGTACTACGCTCTGCGGCGAtagtggctacgagatggcgccacagtagggCGCGGCGTCTGTTCACCAAAGCGCTGTGTGAGCGGAGGCCTGTCTGCGCTGCGTcttgcgatctcccgattagcaaggcaCTCGCATTCGCAGTTCGCTCCATTtgaaacgtgccgcacgagacatattGTCCGCCCCAGCTATAATTTCGCATTAGGTgctatcgtaatcgtcggtgatttttttttcttgtttcttgctttcttatGGACGCAGAAAAATGATTGCGGAAGTAGGAAGTTGGAAACTGCTGGTATATATGTTTCCTAGACTGCTCTACACGTTTCTCATTTCAAGTTTGGCCAGGGTGCGGAAACTCCCTGCACTTCCATTGGGACACTCGGTCCCATGACGATATGCGGCGGCAGCGCCGCTTCCAGCACTGGTGGTTGCTGAATATCCAACTGGAAGtaattcacaaacaaaacaattccttcatgacgtcactgatgaggtCTGAATGTAGAGAGAGAGGGTGCGCCGCTGGGAGGAGGAGGTTCACCGCGAAGCCCTTCTTACCCACTTCGCATGCAAGCGGTGTGCGTTCGTACTGTCTTCCAAGTCCGCTCGCCATGCGGCGACATTGGCCAAATCACGGAGCAGAACCCGCTGAAGTGTGCCGGGTTTACGCAGCGATTTCTTCAGCCGCCTTTACCTTTGAAGCTTCTATTAATTTTTCAACGCACTGGGACAGCGCTCGCACACAGCAGTGGGAAGCAATTATAAtgaaaaaatatttatatagGAAACCGTCGTTAACTACAAATATTCGCAGGTAATATACTACATTTCGTAATTTCGTAAAAGTAGTCGCTTTGAAATTCCTAAGTTGTGGTTCAGTTTAGGTATGCAGTTCAACTAGTCCAcagatatggggggggggggggaggttgtatAAAGAAGCTAACTTTCTGGCACCATCAATCGTTAATTTGTTCGTGTTTGCGGAGTGGATCATCTAAAGCTTGCCGATGTCTCAGTCAGCCGAAACGCAACACAAATAAACGTTGAACGTTTTTGTTTCATCGACACATTCCGTACTGCAAAAATGCCTGACCTTAATGCAGTGCGAAAGTGTGAATCTGCAGAAGCAATTGTAATTCAGAACtgaaatttgtacataatgaACGAACATAGATTGCAGAAGATccaaaccaatgcgaaaattaaCCATCACGGGCTGGTCACACGAAACTTGACTATCACGTAGGTTATGACGGCGACACGTTTTCTGGCTTACAAAAAGAAGGTAGAGTACAATACATGTATTTCATTCACAGTAGAAATAAGGACCCAAAGAATTGTAAAGTGGCTACATGCATCCGCATGATCAGGAAGTAGCCTATAACTGCTCTCATTATTTGAACTACATGCCGAATGAGGGAGCATATTTCTATAACGCTTTCAAACGCATATAATCTGCCTGTCGTTATACTTTGGGTCATATTCATATATAGAGAAAAGCACGGCGAGTACTAGGTCATTATTTTGACCCAACAGCAACGGAATAACCAACCATTTATTAAAAAAACCTAATAACACTCTTTATTGCACTAGGGATTAACAGCTCGTACTTAATTAGCATGAAATATTCTATAATTCTATTACTGGTGCTTTTAAATACAGATGCCGGCAATACAAATAACATTGCGCCTCGTCTATAATACAGATGAGCAATAACTTGCACACATCGAAGCTGAGATAAACTAGAGAGCTTAAATCTTCTTCAGTACCATATCTTAGTAATGGTGCatcaaaacgcaaaaaaaaaaaaattatgtgcctGCATCCGTTTACCGTCATTGCTCTTCAGATTTGATAAAACATCACGGCTGTGTCTTATTTTTCTTTAGCCTTGGCTGCATGTGTAGACAAAGTAAAGAGCGCGCAAAGTTCATAGCTCAACaaacacgcactcaagccctcCAGTACAAGTGTCTCACCGACAGCAGATGGGCTGCCGTCATGACGAAAGGGTCAAGCGAAACTGTTTCTATGTCAGTCCGCTCAagcttgcacagaactggttcACACATTCAAAatgaatacctgctcagaaaataaagtgatATACTTGTGCTCACCAGCTGTTATTAGGAAACCTGAAAAACTTTGCAGAACTCGAATTCCCGGTGTCAGAACACCACAGAGCCACGCAGCACATGCGatttagccatcttcgtctaatgcttgGTTGACCTGACTCCCTGCGTCTTCCGTTCGTTGCACGCCTGTTCGAGCTTCTgtgtcttatctttcccatcttcatacttgggGCGACAACCGAAGCACATGACCACGCGCGATCCGATttgtgatatcgctgagcgagCGGCAAGGTTGAGCGGAGGTAAGATCGACGGACGCACAAACCACTTCGCGCGCTTCGCCCGATTTAATATGcacgaaaagagaaaaaaaatcttaaGATGTCCGGAAACAGCTTGGAACGCGCacgctccttgaaaccgaaactagcactcGCCTTCCGGGGTTTGGTCTGGCCTTTGCGAAGTTGGCTATTAAGTGCTGAATAATAGTGCAAACAAGAGTACTGCAAAAAATTGTGCTACTTGCTCCGTACAATAGTCAACAATATGTTACTCGCTGCTGCCCCCTAATGTGCCTCGGCATACTTTTAAACCTTGACTGCAGTTAGCCTCATGGGACGTGAATGAGTCTTACCTTATCTAGGCTGAAGGTTCTCCTTGACGGTCGTCGTTTTGAAAGCCTGGATACCGTAGGCACCTCAGACCTCTGTGTCGTCGGTGAAATCTGCGAAGCACGAGAATTGAAAGGACGCTTTAGCCCACCGTTTTCACGAATAACTGAAAGCAGAGACGCCCTCGTTATACAACTGGACCAACATTTAACTGAAATGTCAAAAGTATTCTGTGCCGCATTTCGGGCATATTTATATCAAAAGTTCTGCTAGTTTAGGAACTTCTGCTTAGTAGGTACCATTGCGCTGCTGCCCggattaaaaatttaattatggggttttacgtaccaaaaccactttctgattatgaggcacgccgtattggcgactccggaaatttcaaccacctggggttctttaacgtgcgcctagatctaagtacacgggtgttttcgcatttcgcccccaccgaaatgcggccgcagtggccgggattcgatcctgcgacctggtgctcagcagcctaataccataaccactgagcaaacGCGGATCTGCTGCCCGCAGGAAAATCTTCA
The sequence above is drawn from the Dermacentor andersoni chromosome 7, qqDerAnde1_hic_scaffold, whole genome shotgun sequence genome and encodes:
- the LOC126534867 gene encoding neprilysin-2-like, with protein sequence MNLLGFFPQIDEPTTPKPGITVTKCKVIMLLAVLALLLVLVGVFLVAYLHTTETTQRKVAICATDDCAAFGRDLSLAINKAVDPCHDFHAYVCGSWDDPARQDSTEARMRAAALDLALDEVTDDSSQVGKAAQFFDSCSRAAADVKENLRQFAEFRRSLGMTWPDRSIPKGQHPLDLMINLALNWQMNFLFDMNVIVVRESATLLVSRGLLDAVWEQDMRNPRTIPKYEIYLNDYYEILGVNSSQAGIETADLIQIEKEIVDAKIQFLYDAPQQDWFNVRALNDKTPAVPAGLWLNLLKKHDKQFNWTGDHTVIVEDVRILESTDKLLQNFTHENLIIGLSWIFIQTHLWAVNGVPSIRFRGTYSELKTMQERGCMTYVESLLGVYSTSKMMTERYGDAASRLYVYSLMHRMTENVKRLVKNLTWMDDESKRVTFLKLDRMTRILMPADNFFNKKERASLYSVFPDMSGKTFMTNLLAASEVYRRLRNHEHFADVYSVRVFPRFGRELYLYMPNAMTIAIGDLNPPLFYRNATLAIQYGALGSLIGRQMAKALDDIGVTVDAAGVRGQWLQPAAAAVHAGKANCDVRPTTDGTRWRPLRVFPAVVGLEIAYASFIAALKVDFRLLEDFRVTHLEEFEDYKVFFLAFCYSLCSKRPQTMGDACNVPVKNSPQFAEAFRCPWNSPMNPPKKCTFLFEE